Genomic DNA from Coregonus clupeaformis isolate EN_2021a chromosome 26, ASM2061545v1, whole genome shotgun sequence:
ACCCTGGACTCGACCCTTGACCCTGCCCTGCTACAGATGAAGACTGAGGTCCTCGAAGGGGGCGGTGCGGTGACAGTCACCGGGGGAGACGAGGGACAGATCATCACCCTGCAGGTTAGTGTGATTTGTGAGTTTACATTGAGAAAGGTTGGGAAAATATCCCTTGTAAGCCAAACTTGTAGGCATAAATTATTCAGAGAACTGACTGACCCTGACTGTGTCTTGAATTTAGGTAGTGAACATGGAGGGGAACATGGAACAGACGAGTGCAGCGCTGGGGCTTGGACAGCTGCAGCTGGTGCAGGTCCCTGTCACTACAGCCACCGTGGAAGAGCTCCAGGCCAGCTTCGTTGACGCCTCGGCAGGCAATACTGAGGCAGAGCCAGTGATCTGCCACACCCTCCCTCTGCCCGAGGGCTTCCAGGTCAGACGCTACTCATCTACAAACACACACTTTAAACAAGCACTTTAATATCCTGATTAATGTTTCTATACACACTTTGGCCTGAAGGCTCAGGTGAGATGCACTGACTATAATACAACTCTAACCCCTTCCTGGCAAATTGTTTTTGTCTGGTGAAGGTGGTGAAGGTGGGGGCGAatggagaggtggagacagtTGAACAGGAAGAACTGCAGGCAGCCCAGGATGAGCTCCAGATGAcccatggggaggaggaggaggaagttgaGCCCCAGGTAGAGGACCAGACCTGGTCCAAAGACCCAGATTACCAGCCAACTGCTGGCATCCGCAAGGGGAAGAAGGGCAAGAAGAGCCGCCTGCGTTACGGGGAGGGGGAGCGGGACATGGACGTGTCTGTGTATGACTTTGAGGAGGAGCAGCAGGAGGGGATGCTCTCTGAGGTCAACGCCGAGAAAGTTGTGGGCAACATGAAACCGCCCAAACCAACCAAGATAAAAAAGAAAGGTCAGAGTTGTGTGAAAGGTtatgttttgtgtgtatgtgggggTATGGCAACCTCTCTCTTTTGGGGGTGTTAATGGTAGACTCTGCGATGACGGATGCAGAAAGTAGAacgcatagtgggtcaatttctgcAACAACTACGAGCGTTGAAGCGCAAGGctcaacttctctgctgttttggtcccgtggctaccaCACTCTTACCAGCGTGAAGCGACCCTGTGCACAtgtgcagatactgtgtgtgacagTGAGCGCGACGTCTTGCAtttcgctcatctcaatatctgcggtgctgcccgtggcaacgtcatttcgctgagtctacctttaatgtgTTTAATAACCCCTTGTGTCTCTCTCCTTAGGTGTGAAGAAGACGTTCCAGTGTGAGCTGTGTAGCTACACCTGCCCCCGGCGCTCTAACCTGGACCGCCACATGAAGAGCCACACAGATGAGAGGCCGCACAAATGCCACCTGTGTGGGAGGGCCTTCAGAACGGTCACACTGCTGAGGAaccacctcaacacacacacaggtatctACAGACTCACATGCTCAGTCACAGGCTGTAAAAAAAAGAAGGATTAATCCTTATTGAATGGATAGGGTGAGGGTTACTTATGTTTACTATTGCCCCTTCCCGCTCTCTCTTAGGCACTCGTCCTCATAAATGCCAAGATTGTGACATGGCATTTGTGACTAGTGGAGAGCTGGTGCGTCATCGTCGCTACAAACACACATTCGAGAAACCCTTCAAGTGCTCCATGTGTGACTACGCTAGTGTGGAGGTAAGTACACACGTCTGATCtatgtttacatgttatctagtaAGAACTCATTTGCAATGTATAACTGAAATGTTTCTGGAATGTCGTTTaactgtttgtctctctctctctttgccccaGGTGAGTAAACTGAAGAGACACATCCGCTCCCATACAGGCGAGAGGCCCTTCCAGTGCAGTCTGTGCAGCTATGCCAGTCGAGACACCTACAAACTGAAGAGACACATGAGGACACACTCAGGTAACACATACCCCAATCTCTCAGCCTTACACCTAAATATTCCTGATTTTAGTTTTGTTGATCGATGCTAAAGTattgaccaaaagtatatggacacctgctcgtcgtacATCTCActccattaatatggagttggtcccccctttgttactattacagcctccactcttctgggaaggctttccacaagagcattagtgaggtcgggcactgatgttgggcgattgggcttggctcgcagtcggcgttacaattaatcccaaaggtgttcaatggggttgaggtcaaggctctgtgctggccagtcaagttcttaacatttaagtaatttagcagacgctcttatccagagcgacttacaaattggtgcattcaacttatgatagccagtgggacaaccaccctatatttctttttcttcttctttttttttattgggggaggggtggggtagaaggatttgCGTTCTCCTGGAATCCGCCAAACCTATATTCGTtcttcggactgccagatggtgaagcgtgatttttcactccagagaacgcgtttccactgctccagagtccaatggcggcgagctttacaccactccagccgacgcttggcattgcgcatggtgatcttaggcttgtgtgtggctgcttggccatggaaactcatttcatgaagctcccgatgaacagttcttgtgctgacgttgcttccagaggcagtttggaactcggtagtgagtgttgcaactgaggacagattatttttacacgctatgcgcttcagcacttggcggtccagttctgtgagcttgtgtggcctaccacttggcGGCTGAGCCGAtgctgctcctagacatttccacttcacaataacagcacttacagttgaccagggcagctctagcagggcagaaatttgacgaactgacttgttggaatggtggcgtcctatgacggtgccacgttgaaagtcactgagctcttcagtaaggccattctactgccaatgtttgtctatggagattgcatggctgtgtggtcacttttatacacctgtcagcaacaggtgtggcttaaattgctgaatccactaatttgaaggggtgtccacatacttttgtgtgtatatatagtgtatctgccTCACATACAACCTAATAACCCGTCCCTCTCTCTGGCAGGTGAGAAAGCCGTATGAGTGCTACATCTGCCATGCTCGTTTCACACagagcggcaccatgaagatgcACATCCTGCAGAAGCACACAGAGAATGTGGCCAAATTCCACTGCCCCCACTGTGACACTGTCATCGCCCGCAAGAGCGACCTGGGTAAGCGACTCGCTTGTGCACAGTCATATCTTCTCTGCTGAAATACGGTCTTGTAACTTGAGTGGATCCGTCTGTGTTCCTTAAATTTGGATTGGCCCTTCCTTTCTCACTCTCAGGTGTGCACTTGCGGAAGCAGCATTCGTTCATGGAGATGGGCAGGAAGTGTCGTTACTGTGATGCTGTGTTCCACGAGCGTTACGCACTCATCCAGCACCAGAAGTCCCACAAGAATGAGAAGCGCTTCAAGTGCGACCAGTGTGACTATTGCTGCAGACAGGTAAGTGAACGAGACATTCTCTCCTTGTTTCCTGTCTTCACTCATTTGAAACGTTGGATGTCCATCATATATTTGCCATCATCAATCTCAGAGATGAGGAGAAGAGGCCACTAAACTATTGAGATGGATCTGTTTGGAATTCAGCCGGAGACTGTTCTAGACCTCCGGGTGTGTTCACTGACTGTCCTATGTTTAACCTCTCACCCCTAGGAGCGTCACATGATCatgcacagacgcacacacacgggGGAGAAGCCGTACGCCTGCAGCCAATGTGAGAAAACTTTCCGGCAGAAGCAGCTGCTGGACATGCACTTCAAACGCTACCATGACCCCAACTTCATCCCCACTGCCTTCGTCTGCAGCAAGTGTGCCAAGACCTTCACTCGCAGGGTAAGGGGACAACACACATCCACAGTGCAGGCTAAAGGACTCATTCGCATCCAAACACATATCCTCCCGGGCAGGATACGGGACACTCAaaaacacacaccctctcaccaGGTTGGGGAGGATTGAAGCCTAGTTTGCTCCACAGTATGAGTATGTTGTggtcttacagtgccttcagaaagtattcataccccttgacttattccacattttgttttacagcctgaattcaaaatatatatatttttctcacccatccacacacaataccccataat
This window encodes:
- the LOC121540901 gene encoding LOW QUALITY PROTEIN: transcriptional repressor CTCF (The sequence of the model RefSeq protein was modified relative to this genomic sequence to represent the inferred CDS: deleted 1 base in 1 codon) — encoded protein: MEDEVVSIETAQVEGLQDSGEGAELLQTAEAALMEGGVAPEEVTGNVEMMVMDTLDSTLDPALLQMKTEVLEGGGAVTVTGGDEGQIITLQVVNMEGNMEQTSAALGLGQLQLVQVPVTTATVEELQASFVDASAGNTEAEPVICHTLPLPEGFQVVKVGANGEVETVEQEELQAAQDELQMTHGEEEEEVEPQVEDQTWSKDPDYQPTAGIRKGKKGKKSRLRYGEGERDMDVSVYDFEEEQQEGMLSEVNAEKVVGNMKPPKPTKIKKKGVKKTFQCELCSYTCPRRSNLDRHMKSHTDERPHKCHLCGRAFRTVTLLRNHLNTHTGTRPHKCQDCDMAFVTSGELVRHRRYKHTFEKPFKCSMCDYASVEVSKLKRHIRSHTGERPFQCSLCSYASRDTYKLKRHMRTHSVLLIDAKVRKPYECYICHARFTQSGTMKMHILQKHTENVAKFHCPHCDTVIARKSDLGVHLRKQHSFMEMGRKCRYCDAVFHERYALIQHQKSHKNEKRFKCDQCDYCCRQERHMIMHRRTHTGEKPYACSQCEKTFRQKQLLDMHFKRYHDPNFIPTAFVCSKCAKTFTRRNTMLRHAENCNGENTGDENGTPPKKGRRGRKRKMRSRRDDDDDDTEPELDDIEEEEEDEEEEELLAEIEVEQAPPVDPVPAPVGPPAKRKRGRPPKPKPAPTAAIIRVEDETTGEVDDIIVKKEMKAEQASQEEEAVVDEEPAVEVEHAEGEPSNQVEESFQGEEVVQEVALSVTEAPPNGDLTPEMILSMMDR